In Salvelinus namaycush isolate Seneca chromosome 12, SaNama_1.0, whole genome shotgun sequence, the DNA window CATGTTGTCCCCAGAATATCGCTCTCCCACACTGTCCCATTTGGATTCAGTATTAGCtgaaagaggaagaggcagagtgAGGGATAGGAGTAGAGATGTGATTGTGGGGTTTGCAGTGCTGAACGTGTACAGTACCTTGTGGGAGAGCTTCAGCATCGTCCACCCTCTCCCATTTAGACAGAGCCACTTTGGAGTGGGCCAGATCATCCACTGGAAAACACAAAACATACATCAAGTCCACAGCTTATAAATCTTTTATGGTTTTTCACAGATAAAAATCGGCCAAATGGACTTACAAGGCATTCCGTCGATGTCATCCATGGGAGCGCCCAGGGGAACTCCGTCGATGTCGTCAACAGGCACCCCATCCAGGGAGGCAGGGTCCCAGGCCAGGGGCGAGCCGTCGAGGTCGTCCAGCGGAGCTCCATCTAACGGTGCCCCGTCCAATGGGGCTCCATCCAGGTCTGGAGACGCCACCTGAGGTGGGATACCCACATAAACCAATGACTCGAAAttcagctctgcttctagctgcATTGTAACACACACTATCAGAGAATGTAGCAGTCATCAGTCAAATAGGCATTGATCAAAACTATTTTCCAGGTCTCGTCCAGGAAGGGTCCTGTCCTGAGATCCAGCTCACCTCTACCCTCTCGATCACTTCATCTCCTGCCTTGACAAGACCCAGAAAGATATTCTGCAGCTGGATCAGGTAGGGCTCTGGGTAGACGGCCCAGTCTTCCCAGACCCTGAAACAGCCCATTATCTTTTGCTGAGAAAAGACAAACATAGGTGAGTGTTAATGTATTTGCTCTGGTAAAGGCAACAAAACACAAGCTTGAAAAAGGGCAATAAAGCATTGTCATTTTTTAAAATACACTTATTACCTTGAATTGTTCCGCTTGTAGTCTTGCTTGTATGTTTCGAtatgcatcactaatgtcaccaAATATCTGGGGCAATTTTGCTTCAAAACTGAAGGAACAAAGAAACAGTGAAAACCCTCAGATACACACAGTATGACCACCGAGCGTGTGTATTCTATAATTACAGACTTATCTAaaaaagacttcttactatttgcgATAATAAGATGCATTGGCAACTTTGGCACAGGAGTTGTACAAGATGTCGGATACCAGGTACAGTCTGGCAATCTGTGGAAATAAAGATGGACATGACGATTGTGAGTAGCATTTCACGTGAATGTGGTTGATCATGCAAATGTGAGACTCATAGGATGGACCCGTGTACAGGAAGTGGGTGAGGGACCTTTTTCTGTaggggtgtctgaaggagagacAGGGACTCCGCGATGCACCCCACCACCTCCTCCGCTGCCTCAGCTCTCTCCAGACAGAACAGCATGGCATCACCAACGTCCTCCCTACGAGGGGTGAGCCCTCTCAGCAGtgtctccagtctctctctgtgcctgGAATAAACACACAGGTTTTGTTGCCCAGAGAACATTGAATTTCACCAGTCAATTGTCTCATAACATTCCTCAGAGAACTTTTCATCTTCAGTCTGCCTCAGAACCTCCCTCTTTGCCCCTGTAAGTACAGCTACACTCACTCGGTCTTCAGCTGGCCCTTTTTCAGCTCCTCCTCCTGAGAGGGAGACTGTTCCTCCTCTCCCGCCTCCTCGTCTCCATGGAGGTAGGGGTTCAGGAGGGGCGGCCTCCAGATGGAGCCCCCACGGAACATCCGGAAGTCTGCCGTCCTCCACTCACTGGGGGGCTCGCCctggggatagagggagagagggacacgGATGAGGCACAGCAGTGAGTAGAGTAGGGAGATGGACTCCTGGCCATAGAGGTGTAGCCAGGTCAGATTAAGGGCATGACCTACCTGGAGAATGGAGTAGAGTTTCCAGCGGTAGTACACCTGCTCTTGGCTTTTGTTGTCAAACAGGAACCTGAAATCATCAATAGTTTAAAACGTTGGTTTCAAAATATATATGATCATTGATATGACGAGGGAAAGGGAACGCTCAGCAATGGCGCCTTACCTGAAGTCAGGATTGTTCTTCTCTTTGCTCATAATGATGGCTTCAAACATGGGTCCCTCACGCACCACAAACTCTATCATCCTGTGGATGAGGCCCAACAGATTCCTGTGGAGTAaaaggagaggggatgagagaccAGACGCTGTGACTTGTCCCCCCCCCATTCAGACCAGTGGCCATGTCAAAGCTCTCACTGCACACTGGCACTAAGCCCCttaacctctctgtctctcttctataACACTGTCCCTCTGCCATCATTTGTCACAGCAATGTTGAGGATATGTTGTGTGTTGGTCTGCACACAAACGAGTGAGTGGGGGAGACTGTCTGTCCCTAGTGCGCAGCTACATCAGAAGGTGATCATGACGTGTTTCCTTGTCATGTGTCTAGAATAATGTTTCTTCTCCCCCCACATATTAAGTGTATAAATGAAAAAGTGGGACAATATATGATAGTGACAAGTGACAACATTACTTACTACTATTAGCTACTACTGATTTGATTCTAAAACGCATCTGCCTTCTAGCTGTATCTGTCTGCAGTGTCTCAGCCAACCCAGATAGGAAGAACCAAGGTTGCCACTGAAGTTAGTACCAGTATGTTTCACTGGATATAGGCCTAACTCACTGACTCCAACACTCACTTAAGTCTAACAATCTATTTTCCCGACAGAGGATTACAATGGTGTCATTTACTAATCTAATGAGGATGACATTAATTAATAAACTGAGGGCTTTGCTACCTAGGCCAGAGGTTCACTTTAACCATGTTCAACTGAGAACCTTGGCCCCTCTACTAGTCATATACAGGGCCCCCAGTCCTAAGCAGCAGGGGTTACCAATTCCCTGAATATAGGCCATGTTGTCAACAAGATGGCTTAATGCAGACCAATGTTAGAACAGGGCAAACTATGAGACACACGTAGGGAGAGAAGCACAAAAACAGTGTTACGGTCTCAGCTGTCCTCTCCCATTAGTCATGTACATACAGACATAGCACTTAGGACTGGGGCTTCCTGTCGGTCACATACGTACACAGGAACAGTACACCAGGGCAGGGCCTCTAACACTGTGTTCTGTCTGAGAACGGCTGGTCAgtcgtagtagcagtagtagtaagaATGGATAGAGAGTGTGTACCTTTCTGTTGGGATAACCACTTTGACTACGGCTTCGGACAGAGTCTGTTCGTGAAGTCAAATCAAATAGTGAAGATATAAAAAAAGTGAGTATATATACAGATGAAACACTGCAGGATACATACAGCATAGAAAACGACGATAGCAGTAACAGCTATACATTATTTGAATGAGGGAAAAAGATCCCACATTCAAGAGACGGCTACACTATAAGTCAATTATCTATACTATAGGATATCCCCACCCTCTTAATTTTACAGTAACATTTTGATTGAATATGGTTCTGTAACAATACCTCATAACTCCATCTGGGTCAAACCCCCTGTCGTCTTAGGACATATCCTAAAACTAAGACACTACTAGACTAAGGAATAGATTCATAACATGTCTATACATGCACCATAGGACAAACCAACTGGAATTTAAACTGAGAAATGGAACTCGGAACTGCTACTTCAGAACATGACCGTCACATGGTCTTGTGTGTGCATCTAAATGCAATTCTGAATTCTAGATCAAATTCTAAGCAATGTCCAGTTGATTGATCCTATGATAAATATCACCCCGCATAGGATATCTGCTACAAACACACCTAAAATTGGCAAATTAACTGTagtgtaaaacaaaaaaatataaccTTGAATAAGAACCATGCACACACCCTACAGTGTTAAAAAAAGAACCAACCTACCTTGTCAAACTCCTCCTTGGACCTGCCCCATGGCTTGGTAAAGTCATTGCGGAAGCGGTCTCGGGGCTGAGCATTGAAGGGCAGGccagaggggggtgggggtgtggagaTTTTCAGTACCCCTATGGGTGTATAGAGAGGCTGGGGAGGGATACGAACAGCTTTCCCCCATCCCAGCTTCATTTCAAAACCCAAAACTGTTTTACCTGCAGCAAAAGGAGTAATGATCCTACATGAGCCTACATGGTCAATGGAACATTTGACAGTGCATTTATCATCTGGCAGCATTTACTGAATAGTATGTTTAACATTCTCTTATCACAGGCTCACCGTCTAGAGCAGCCAAGGCCCTCTCTGCATCTTTCCTGGTCATAAAGGCCACGAAGCCTCTGTTTGTGACCCTGGTACGTTCCTCGTCACTACGAGGCCACATGATCTTCACG includes these proteins:
- the LOC120057265 gene encoding U2 snRNP-associated SURP motif-containing protein-like; this encodes MADKNGKKGKPVGVKRTLTKREQEDLKKKEQEKAADVFEEFLASFDSNDKSGVKTFVRGGIVNATKEEEAAEIKKSKLYRPNTKFTSVSQNVSPAHSSEVRRPIVKKKTEEKKKSNLELFKEELKQIQEEREERHKKKKNEPGGGYGDLDIPLTRRSIFDDDPATPNTTNLYIGCINPKMNEEMLCKEFGKYGPLASVKIMWPRSDEERTRVTNRGFVAFMTRKDAERALAALDGKTVLGFEMKLGWGKAVRIPPQPLYTPIGVLKISTPPPPSGLPFNAQPRDRFRNDFTKPWGRSKEEFDKTLSEAVVKVVIPTERNLLGLIHRMIEFVVREGPMFEAIIMSKEKNNPDFRFLFDNKSQEQVYYRWKLYSILQGEPPSEWRTADFRMFRGGSIWRPPLLNPYLHGDEEAGEEEQSPSQEEELKKGQLKTEHRERLETLLRGLTPRREDVGDAMLFCLERAEAAEEVVGCIAESLSLLQTPLQKKIARLYLVSDILYNSCAKVANASYYRKYFEAKLPQIFGDISDAYRNIQARLQAEQFKQKIMGCFRVWEDWAVYPEPYLIQLQNIFLGLVKAGDEVIERVEVASPDLDGAPLDGAPLDGAPLDDLDGSPLAWDPASLDGVPVDDIDGVPLGAPMDDIDGMPLDDLAHSKVALSKWERVDDAEALPQANTESKWDSVGERYSGDNMNVSANTKEGDGESEGDSSDDDSPSKYDSADFKSSLSSFEMSESKRSRLRELEVKVMQFQDELETGKRPRKSGMNMQKQVEHYRNKLLQKEFDKDDQEKKERSTPKSKDRSKKEERRDKTEESSKGREKEKSKRSQDRDRGRSRDTEERTQKYRGHSPSKTKSKSPKKSKRSRSPSPARKTWRRSSSRSPHRSHKKTKKSKH